Proteins found in one Drosophila busckii strain San Diego stock center, stock number 13000-0081.31 chromosome 2R, ASM1175060v1, whole genome shotgun sequence genomic segment:
- the LOC108596393 gene encoding A-kinase anchor protein 13 isoform X1, which yields MDGEPVMAAPSVRRNASIKKLLKFSWGGQDRVHSSSIVRQPSDRRPDINISLRSNGNASANASMLNSSDLQSSFHGASGGNESGVGAAAFTGIPDHSGSNLAGGIGAASDANPAEPTDSKDAHARRESCHAHYKSGPASVNRSESYKERLSNKRNRNSRRKTSDPSLSSRTNDDQLDLGFSNSNYTGSSNSSLSSGAGSDSLNASMEQVAGGITGVAGVNTQALSSAGHLHQHQHPHLLIQQQAIQHSQQDSFQGSVGSASSASNTSFWNIGQRQYNFESDDEDDLNETDWSSVVAVELLNALSDAEKKRQEIINEIYQTERNHVRTLKLLDRLFFLPLFDSGLLTQDHLLLLFPPALLSLRELHGAFELNLKQRRLEHNHVVQHIGDLLSDMFDGHKGIELCDHAAQFCARQQIALEALKEKRHKDEQLQKLLKKSESHKACRRLELKDLLPTVLQRLTKYPLLFENLFKVTVRVLPENTAEAEAVQRALESSKRILVEVNKAVKTAEDAHKLQNIQRKLDKSSYDKEEFKKLDLTQHRLIHDGNLTMKKNPSIQLHGLLFENMIVLLTKQDDKYLLKNLHTPLAVSNKPVSPIMNIDSETLVRQEAADKNSFFLIKTKTSQMLELRAPSSSECKTWFKHISDAAAQQHKPRPKNTSSQDVPGDESVASSMPHSHTRETLEPTPAHPASATATVTTTPLAPLLPIATVTPAPSLNDSFSGAGSATSMYNGRRESTLSDNVSGYSNVISKRNDNESSINRTLSTRSCGEPNNTLSGHDLSNVVSLRHTQSAREANSGGAGSGDTNVEERGMTYGLVGGQSKRDSASIVCSNNSNNTRTLLMQSPLVEPTAIQISISPAHTAEPVLTPGEKLRRLDASIREGLLEKQRIICDIFRLPVEHFNEIVDIAMMPEAPKDSADIALAAYDQVQMLTKMLNDYMHVSSEQEISAVSTSVCDHCHEKEKLRRNVTSSPPPPPLPPPNKQQAQGQERTAKLKRMSKQQTPDFEEVAIHEDDDGYCEIDELRLPAIPPKSTPLAPLKTPALPTADNTSTVPAAPVADSGNTELPKLQCVNSIPEEAGTSSEPQQAEVIAIHETPKSDDDKHEADREETNISQTQAADPESTAALTEKPEEIKTDKNDHIEINEVYDTLATLNKALCMVDNSTQTQESTQSNLITQRSTVGKETSTTSAAPSAVAAGSMCGLNRIQHASSLEPSVPCHALSSIVSVLNEQISLLLPKINERDTERERLRKENQHLRELLSAMHDRQRVDATKETPTDIMTILQAAETEFEDDIDGISNTSLTPTPTPLPITTGSSNCNSDIDLKDLPMDMVNDFLQNMKSNPNFERELESLAGSYKIPENLSNAVKEYKEEEQHDQKID from the exons ATGGATGGTGAACCTGTTATGGCGGCGCCTTCGGTGCGCCGCAATGCCAGcattaaaaagcttttaaagttCTCTTGGGGTGGACAAG atCGTGTGCACTCATCTTCAATTGTTCGTCAACCTTCAGATCGCAGGCccgatataaatatatctctACGCTCCAATGGCAATGCATCCGCTAATGCATCTATGCTTAATAGCAGCGATTTGCAGAGTTCCTTTCATGGCGCCAGCGGTGGAAACGAGAGTGGAGTTGGAGCGGCTGCCTTTACAGGTATTCCAGATCACTCGGGGAGTAATTTAGCAGGTGGCATTGGTGCAGCCAGCGATGCGAACCCAGCTGAGCCTACGGACAGCAAGGATGCACATGCACGCAGGGAAAG TTGTCATGCTCACTATAAAAGCGGTCCAGCATCTGTTAATCGTTCCGAGTCCTACAAGGAGCGGCTATCAAATAAACGCAATCGCAATAGTCGCCGCAAGACCTCTGATCCGAGTTTATCATCACGCACAAA CGATGATCAACTAGATCTGGGCTTCTCGAATTCAAACTATACTGGAAGCTCCAATTCTAGTCTGTCTTCGGGCGCTGGTTCGGATAGTCTGAACGCGTCAATGGAACAAGTTGCCGGTGGCATAACTGGAGTAGCAGGCGTCAATACTCAAGCACTGAGCAGTGCCGGGCATTTGCATCAGCACCAACATCCTCATCTACTTATTCAGCAGCAGGCCATACAGCACAGTCAACAGGATTCGTTTCAGGGTAGCGTAGGTAGCGCTAGCAGTGCCAGTAATACTAGTTTCTGGAATATCGGACAACGTCAGTATAATTTTGAGAGTGACGATGAGGATGATCTGAATGAGACCGATTGGAGTTCGGTGGTGGCTGTTGAATTACTCAATGCACTTAGTGATGCCGAAAAGAAACGCCAGGAGATTATTAATG aaatttatcaAACGGAACGTAATCATGTGCGCACACTCAAATTGCTGGATCGTTTGTTCTTTTTGCCACTCTTCGACAGTGGTCTGTTGACCCAAGATcacctgttgctgcttttccCACCCGCTCTGCTCTCCTTACGTGAGCTGCATGGCGCCTTTGAGCTAAATTTGAAACAACGTCGCCTGGAACACAATCATGTAGTGCAGCACATTGGGGACTTGCTATCCGATATGTTTGATGGTCATAAGGGTATAGAGCTATGCGATCACGCTGCTCAGTTCTGCGCCCGACAGCAAATTGCTTTGGAAGCGCTTAAGGAGAAACGACACAAAGACGAGCAGCTACAAAAGCTGCTTAAGAAATCCGAGTCTCATAAAGCTTGTCGGCGGCTTGAGCTCAAGGATTTGTTGCCCACCGTGTTGCAGAGGCTTACAAAATATCCGCTACTTTTCGAAAATCTGTTTAAAGTGACAGTCCGTGTATTGCCAGAGAATACCGCCGAAGCTGAGGCCGTTCAACGCGCTTTGGAGTCATCCAAGAGGATTCTAGTTGAAGTCAACAAGGCTGTCAAGACAGCTGAGGATGCACACAA GCTACAAAATATTCAGCGTAAATTGGACAAATCATCGTATGATAAGGAGGAGTTTAAGAAGCTGGACCTCACACAGCATCGTCTTATACACGACGGCAATTTAACGATGAAAAAGAATCCTAGTATTCAGCTACATGGCTTACTTTTTGAAAATATGATTGTTTTGCTAACCAAGCAG GATGATAAGTATTTACTGAAAAATCTACATACACCACTTGCTGTTAGCAACAAGCCTGTCAGTCCCATTATGAACATTGATTCGGAGACCTTGGTGCGTCAGGAGGCTGCTGATAAGAACTCATTCTTTCTGATTAAAACAAAGACATCACAAATGCTTGAACTGCGTGCGCCCAGCAGCTCGGAATGTAAAAC CTGGTTTAAGCATATATCCGATGCAGCTGCTCAACAGCATAAGCCACGACCTAAGAACACTAGCAGTCAAGATGTACCTGGCGATGAATCAGTTGCCAGCTCTATGCCACACTCACATACAAGGGAGACACTAGAGCCCACGCCCGCGCATCCTGCGAGCGCCACAGCAACTGTTACAACGACGCCTTTGGCTCCTTTGCTGCCAATTGCAACAGTTACACCCGCTCCGTCACTTAATGACAGCTTTAgtggcgctggcagcgcaaCCTCAATGTACAATGGACGCAGAGAGAGCACGCTTAGTGACAATGTCAGTGGCTATAGCAATGTAATTTCCAAGCGCAATGACAATGAGTCTAGCATAAATCGCACTTTATCGACGCGTAGCTGCGGTGAACCGAACAACACGCTCTCTGGCCATGACTTAAGTAATGTCGTCTCCTTGCGGCACACCCAATCAGCACGTGAGGCTAACAGTGGTGGCGCTGGCAGTGGCGACACGAATGTGGAGGAGCGTGGCATGACTTATGGCTTGGTGGGTGGTCAATCGAAGCGCGACAGCGCTAGCATTGTCTGCTCTAATAATTCTAACAATACACGCACATTACTCATGCAGTCGCCACTGGTAGAGCCGACAGCAATTCAAATCAGCATTAGTCCCGCACATACGGCAGAGCCGGTGCTGACGCCAGGTGAAAAGTTGCGTCGTTTGGATGCGTCCATACGCGAGGGCTTGCTGGAGAAACAGCGCATCATATGTGATATATTCCGTTTGCCCGTGGAGCATTTCAATGAGATAGTCGATATTGCCATGATGCCCGAGGCGCCAAAGGATAGCGCGGACATTGCCTTGGCTGCCTATGATCAGGTGCAAATGTTAACTAAAATGCTAAACGATTATATGCATGTCTCGTCAGAGCAAGAAATATCCGCTGTGTCTACATCGGTCTGTGACCATTGCCATGAGAAGGAAAAATTGCGCAGGAATGTTACAAGCTCGCCCCCGCCACCGCCGTTGCCACCACcgaataaacaacaagcacaaggTCAAGAGCGTACGGCGAAGTTGAAGCGCATGTCAAAGCAACAGACGCCTGACTTTGAGGAGGTTGCCATACATGAAGATGACGATGGATATTGTGAAATCGACGAGCTACGTTTGCCAGCAATACCGCCAAAGTCAACGCCACTGGCTCCACTAAAAACGCCAGCCTTGCCCACTGCAGACAATACTTCCACAGTgccagctgctccagttgctgACAGTGGCAATACAGAGTTACCCAAACTACAGTGTGTTAACAGCATTCCTGAAGAAGCCGGCACAAGCAGTGAGCCACAGCAGGCAGAGGTGATAGCGATACATGAAACTCCAAAGTCAGATGATGATAAACATGAAGCCGATAGGGAAGAAACTAATATAAGTCAGACGCAAGCAGCTGATCCCGAAAGCACAGCAGCATTAACTGAAAAGCCTGAAGAAATCAAAACAGACAAGAACGATCACATTGAGATCAATGAGGTGTATGATACTCTG gCTACGCTGAATAAAGCATTATGTATGGTTGATAATTCCACTCAAACGCAGGAATCTACTCAATCCAATTTGATAACGCAACGCTCCACAGTTGGCAAGGAGACCAGCACCACCAGTGCTGCACCatctgctgttgcagctggcAGCATGTGCGGACTTAATCGTATTCAGCACGCTAGCTCCTTGGAGCCAAGTGTGCCGTGTCATGCGCTCAGCAGCATTGTAAGTGTGCTGAATGAGCAGATTTCTTTACTTTTG CCCAAAATTAACGAACGTGATACGGAGCGGGAACGTTTGCGCAAAGAGAATCAACACTTACGTGAGCTTTTGAGCGCAATGCATGATCGTCAGCGAGTTGATGCAACTAAG GAAACTCCAACCGATATCATGACTATTCTGCAAGCGGCTGAAACAGAATTTGAAGATGATATTGACGGCATTTCCAATACATCACTGACACCAACACCCACGCCTTTACCTATCACGACAGGCAGCAGTAACTGTAACAGCGATATTGATTTAAAGGACTTGCCCATGGACATGGTTAACGATTTtctacaaaatatgaaaagtaaTCCAAATTTTGAGCGCGAGTTGGAATCGCTGGCAGGGTCCTACAAGATACCCGAGAATTTATCAAATGCCGTTAAAGAATACAAGGAAGAGGAGCAGCACGATCAAAAAATAGATTAA